Proteins encoded in a region of the Halobacteriovoraceae bacterium genome:
- a CDS encoding sugar transferase codes for MKRIIDILLGIFAFLLLLIPFLIVWVMVKITSKGPALYWSKRIGKNNEIFLMPKFRSMKIDTPQLATHLLSNSQDYLTPVGKFIRKTSLDEIPQLYSILKGDMSFVGPRPALYNQDDLIALRTEKGIHKLTPGLTGWAQINGRDEIPIPQKVDLDYEYFTKASVLFDLKILFLTAYKVAFGKDISH; via the coding sequence TTGAAAAGAATCATAGACATTTTACTTGGAATATTTGCTTTTTTGCTTCTTCTTATTCCCTTTCTTATAGTTTGGGTAATGGTTAAAATAACCAGCAAAGGTCCCGCTCTCTATTGGTCAAAAAGAATTGGGAAAAATAATGAAATATTTCTCATGCCTAAGTTTAGATCTATGAAAATTGATACTCCCCAATTGGCCACCCACCTTCTTTCAAACTCTCAAGATTATCTTACACCAGTAGGTAAGTTTATTAGAAAAACAAGCCTTGATGAAATCCCTCAACTCTACTCAATTTTAAAAGGCGACATGAGTTTTGTTGGCCCCAGGCCTGCCCTTTATAATCAAGATGATTTAATTGCACTTAGAACAGAGAAAGGAATTCATAAACTAACACCAGGCCTAACAGGTTGGGCCCAAATCAACGGACGTGATGAAATACCTATCCCTCAAAAAGTAGATCTTGACTATGAATATTTCACAAAGGCCAGTGTACTTTTTGATCTGAAAATACTTTTTCTTACAGCGTATAAAGTTGCTTTTGGAAAAGATATTTCACATTAA
- a CDS encoding polysaccharide biosynthesis protein, whose amino-acid sequence MIKNLSTLKLWQKKIVISIYDAGIVLISYFLSFSIRFGELVPDIFTFKFFPYYTIVHFITCLSCLYFNGLYRGIWRFSSTPDLIRVIKGALSGTVMSMVLLFLFFRLEQIPRSFSIINFLLLVMGLGGGRFIYRLWHDSKTMKNKYHTSGVEFEKVIIIGAGSGGEQLVREMIQNPNILLEPVGFIDDDLSKKGRTIRGIKVLGTSEIIPDLVEKQGVKQAFIAIPSASSSQIRNIVERFKGFNIEIKTLPRMKDIIHGRVEFSQLRRVGPEDLLGRESVDLDIQSLKSMISEKIVLITGAGGSIGRELCRQVCQLSPKFLIALDQTELFIYELEQELIEAFPSQNIIYKIADVRNLEKMESIFLNYTPNVVFHAAAYKHVPIMEFNPLESIQTNIYGTKIVASLSRKYDIEKFVLVSTDKAINPTNVMGTTKRIAEMVCLDLQNDSFKTKFMIVRFGNVLGSSGSVIPLFKKQIEKGGPITVTHKEIKRYFMSIPEATQLVIQAGALGEGGEIFVLKMGDPVKIYDLAKQMILLSGLKLGEDIDIEITGIRPGEKLFEELFYDSENTKSTEHPKILISKTSVLSDNFKAKLDYLLNLPPNTSVEDVKKSLKEVVEEYSPSEPVGNIENNFNEKLM is encoded by the coding sequence ATGATTAAAAACCTCTCAACACTTAAATTGTGGCAAAAAAAGATTGTTATCTCTATCTATGATGCAGGTATCGTACTCATTTCATATTTTTTATCTTTTTCAATCCGTTTTGGTGAACTTGTTCCAGATATTTTTACTTTTAAATTTTTTCCTTATTATACAATTGTTCATTTCATAACTTGTCTATCCTGTTTGTATTTTAATGGTCTATATCGGGGAATTTGGAGATTTTCTAGTACTCCAGATCTCATTCGTGTCATTAAAGGAGCATTATCTGGAACAGTGATGTCAATGGTTTTGCTCTTCTTATTTTTTCGATTAGAACAAATACCTAGATCTTTTTCTATTATAAATTTTTTACTACTTGTTATGGGGCTTGGTGGTGGAAGATTTATTTATAGACTTTGGCACGACTCAAAAACTATGAAAAACAAATACCATACCAGTGGTGTAGAATTTGAAAAGGTGATTATCATTGGAGCTGGAAGTGGTGGAGAACAACTGGTTAGAGAGATGATTCAAAATCCTAATATCCTACTTGAGCCCGTTGGTTTTATAGATGACGATCTATCTAAAAAAGGCAGGACGATTAGGGGTATTAAAGTTTTGGGAACGAGTGAAATCATACCTGATTTAGTAGAAAAGCAAGGAGTGAAGCAGGCCTTTATAGCGATTCCTTCTGCTTCTAGTTCACAAATTCGAAATATAGTTGAAAGGTTTAAAGGTTTTAATATTGAAATAAAAACTCTCCCTAGAATGAAAGATATTATTCATGGGAGAGTAGAATTTTCACAATTAAGACGAGTTGGGCCAGAAGATCTTTTAGGCCGAGAAAGTGTTGATTTGGACATTCAATCATTGAAATCAATGATTTCAGAAAAGATTGTCCTCATAACAGGTGCGGGAGGTTCAATTGGAAGAGAGTTATGTCGTCAAGTTTGCCAACTTTCGCCTAAGTTTTTAATTGCCTTAGATCAAACTGAACTTTTTATCTATGAACTCGAACAAGAGTTAATAGAAGCTTTTCCTTCACAAAACATTATCTATAAAATAGCTGATGTGAGAAATCTGGAGAAAATGGAATCCATTTTTCTAAACTACACACCAAATGTTGTGTTTCATGCTGCAGCTTACAAACACGTACCGATCATGGAATTTAATCCTCTTGAATCCATACAAACTAATATTTATGGAACAAAAATAGTTGCAAGTCTTTCTCGAAAATATGACATTGAGAAATTTGTTTTAGTTTCAACCGATAAGGCCATCAATCCAACAAATGTAATGGGAACAACCAAAAGAATTGCCGAGATGGTTTGTTTAGATTTGCAAAATGACTCTTTCAAAACGAAGTTTATGATTGTCAGATTTGGCAATGTGCTAGGCAGTAGTGGTAGTGTTATTCCTTTGTTTAAAAAACAGATTGAAAAAGGTGGGCCAATAACAGTTACTCATAAAGAGATCAAAAGATATTTTATGTCTATTCCCGAGGCAACTCAACTCGTCATTCAGGCCGGAGCGCTTGGAGAGGGGGGAGAGATATTTGTTTTGAAAATGGGAGATCCTGTTAAAATCTATGATTTGGCCAAGCAAATGATCTTGCTTTCTGGCCTAAAATTAGGTGAAGACATTGATATTGAAATCACGGGGATACGACCTGGCGAAAAGTTATTTGAAGAATTGTTTTACGATTCAGAAAATACAAAAAGTACTGAACATCCCAAAATACTCATTTCAAAAACGAGTGTTCTATCCGACAATTTCAAAGCGAAGCTTGACTATCTCCTCAACTTGCCACCGAATACATCCGTTGAAGATGTTAAGAAATCCCTTAAAGAAGTTGTTGAGGAATACAGTCCGAGTGAACCAGTTGGAAATATTGAAAATAATTTCAATGAAAAATTAATGTGA
- a CDS encoding GDP-mannose 4,6-dehydratase: MKTAVISGVSGQDGSYLAKYLLEKNYKVVGLVRNDHFEIAGHKYLKINNLIQLVEIDLLDEIKLNSVLSQIKPSEIYHLAAQSSVGESFKRPKETFNFNINSTLNFLNWIKDYSPQTKYYQASSSEIYGKVEQLPICESTPLHPLSPYAVSKASAHWATINYRESFGLFACCGILFNHESVLRRDNFFVKKVIKEALEIKNGQRSKMAVGNIEVKRDFGYGPKYVEAMYLMLQQPRPEDFMICSGHSVSLKEILEYVFEKVGIEKSSYEISKDLYRPVDIKDIYGNNQKAKDQLGWNYDLNFFEILDILIQEEKDYSAFV, from the coding sequence GTGAAAACAGCTGTCATATCCGGAGTTTCTGGCCAAGATGGTAGTTATTTAGCGAAATATCTACTTGAGAAAAATTATAAAGTCGTAGGTTTAGTCAGAAATGATCATTTTGAAATTGCAGGGCATAAGTATTTAAAAATTAATAATTTAATTCAACTTGTTGAAATTGATCTACTGGATGAAATTAAACTAAACTCAGTGCTCTCTCAAATTAAACCCTCGGAAATATATCATCTTGCTGCACAAAGTTCAGTCGGTGAGTCATTTAAAAGACCAAAAGAGACTTTTAATTTTAACATTAATTCAACGCTTAATTTCTTAAATTGGATAAAAGATTATTCGCCTCAAACCAAATATTATCAGGCCTCCAGCAGTGAAATCTATGGCAAAGTAGAACAACTTCCTATTTGTGAATCTACTCCCTTACATCCACTTAGTCCTTACGCAGTTTCTAAGGCCTCTGCTCATTGGGCCACTATAAATTACCGTGAATCATTTGGATTATTTGCTTGCTGCGGAATTCTTTTTAATCATGAATCAGTTTTGCGAAGAGACAATTTTTTTGTCAAAAAAGTGATAAAAGAAGCTCTTGAAATCAAAAATGGCCAAAGATCAAAAATGGCCGTTGGAAATATCGAAGTCAAAAGAGACTTTGGTTATGGGCCCAAGTATGTAGAGGCCATGTATTTAATGCTTCAGCAACCTAGACCAGAAGATTTCATGATTTGCTCTGGACATTCAGTTTCTCTAAAAGAAATCCTTGAGTATGTCTTTGAAAAAGTTGGGATTGAAAAATCCTCATATGAGATTTCAAAAGATCTCTACCGCCCTGTGGATATTAAAGATATCTATGGAAATAATCAGAAGGCAAAAGATCAACTTGGCTGGAATTACGACCTAAATTTTTTTGAGATTCTTGATATTTTAATCCAAGAGGAAAAAGATTATTCTGCCTTCGTATGA
- a CDS encoding glycosyltransferase translates to MISLVTITFNNFEELVDTLESVKDCDYIERVVINGGTCQKTIDLLSHQNFFSISEKDQGISDAFNKGIENSKGDSIAFLNSGDHCLDQNYYNQANNYLLEHPEVDFVYSDIIFVTINNEEIKVSPNDLDDGKMPFPHPSLVVRSSVFEKIGNFKLDYKVAMDFDFACRMIKNQFKGHYIPSQGVVKMFGNGISSTSGLKGIEERFRALKENELLSKKSYRYLKKMKFKNSLRALIGKLGLLPFYDSLKRKIYHTKAE, encoded by the coding sequence ATGATTTCATTGGTTACTATTACATTTAACAATTTTGAAGAATTAGTTGATACTCTAGAGTCAGTCAAAGACTGTGATTATATTGAAAGAGTTGTTATAAATGGTGGAACTTGTCAGAAGACCATTGACTTGCTTAGTCATCAAAATTTTTTTTCAATCTCTGAAAAAGACCAAGGCATATCAGATGCTTTTAACAAGGGTATAGAAAATTCTAAAGGAGATTCGATTGCTTTTTTAAATAGTGGAGATCATTGTCTTGATCAAAATTATTATAATCAGGCCAACAACTATTTATTAGAACATCCAGAAGTAGATTTTGTGTACTCGGACATTATCTTTGTAACGATTAACAATGAAGAAATTAAGGTTTCTCCGAATGATCTTGATGATGGGAAAATGCCTTTCCCTCATCCTTCCCTTGTTGTGAGATCAAGTGTTTTTGAAAAAATTGGTAATTTTAAACTTGATTACAAAGTTGCCATGGATTTCGACTTTGCGTGTCGCATGATTAAAAATCAATTTAAGGGCCACTATATTCCAAGTCAGGGAGTGGTTAAAATGTTTGGAAATGGAATTTCGAGCACTAGCGGTTTGAAAGGAATTGAGGAGCGTTTCAGGGCCCTCAAGGAGAATGAACTGCTCTCTAAAAAATCATATCGATATTTAAAAAAAATGAAATTCAAAAACTCTCTCAGAGCTTTAATTGGTAAACTTGGTCTTTTGCCATTTTATGATTCCCTTAAAAGAAAGATCTATCATACGAAGGCAGAATAA
- a CDS encoding O-antigen ligase family protein: MHFIRAKENYSRLIDRHIKPIITNGNFIEFLLALSILKRPMQHNLFFNAIPLLFGLGHLLFLKKVNKLFWPYLIMLGIGIANAFVLGECVSLIRIGQVICLISFAHFSCEYISKDNLKKICEYIVYIGGIQLLLEIIIHGPVGLPKMYFGFSLPRFEGPIGESNYSGLIFGVACMVHLSFKKYYFALFSFLGVIASVSRTTTVMIIFFLAFYLLLKLSNENIRKYWSIIVVCILSTTPIVVYLLYHHADYEVLDFIEKKSSGRFFLLVPYLNMGIENIFGVGYFRGIERYPEYLEPIIEFTSKFRKPQINEQHNIFMQVFSEFGPIGYVPFLIFLLQLFFRVSYKKEDLWKVAILMSLFIGFSFLNGLNSFSLYLLLGFCLKNNSEYILPKFNNR, from the coding sequence ATGCATTTTATTAGAGCTAAAGAAAATTATTCAAGATTAATTGATAGACATATAAAACCGATAATAACCAACGGAAATTTTATAGAATTTTTGCTGGCACTTTCTATTCTTAAAAGGCCAATGCAACATAATCTTTTTTTTAACGCGATCCCATTACTGTTTGGACTAGGTCATCTGTTGTTCCTTAAAAAAGTAAATAAACTTTTTTGGCCATACTTAATTATGCTTGGAATTGGAATTGCTAATGCCTTTGTTCTTGGAGAGTGTGTAAGCTTGATAAGAATTGGTCAAGTCATTTGTCTTATTTCATTTGCTCATTTTAGTTGTGAATACATTAGCAAAGATAATTTAAAAAAAATATGTGAATATATAGTCTATATCGGTGGAATTCAACTTCTCTTAGAAATAATTATTCATGGGCCAGTGGGACTACCGAAAATGTATTTTGGATTTTCGCTTCCTCGATTTGAAGGGCCAATTGGAGAATCCAACTATTCAGGACTTATTTTTGGTGTGGCCTGTATGGTACATCTTTCTTTTAAAAAGTACTATTTTGCTCTTTTTTCATTTTTGGGTGTTATCGCAAGTGTAAGTCGAACTACAACTGTTATGATTATTTTCTTTTTGGCCTTCTACTTATTACTCAAATTATCAAATGAAAATATTAGAAAGTATTGGAGTATTATAGTTGTTTGTATCCTTAGTACTACCCCAATTGTTGTTTATTTACTTTATCATCATGCTGATTATGAGGTTTTAGATTTTATAGAAAAGAAAAGCTCTGGACGTTTTTTTCTTCTAGTTCCTTATCTTAATATGGGAATTGAGAATATATTTGGTGTTGGATATTTTCGTGGAATCGAACGTTATCCTGAATATTTAGAACCGATTATTGAGTTCACTTCAAAGTTTAGAAAACCTCAAATAAATGAGCAACATAATATTTTTATGCAGGTATTCTCAGAATTTGGCCCTATTGGGTACGTACCTTTTTTAATTTTTCTTTTGCAACTCTTTTTCAGAGTTTCATATAAAAAAGAGGATCTTTGGAAAGTGGCCATCTTGATGTCTCTTTTTATTGGTTTTTCTTTTCTCAATGGACTGAATTCTTTTTCTCTTTATCTTCTTTTAGGATTTTGCTTAAAAAATAATTCAGAATACATTTTACCCAAATTTAATAATAGGTGA
- a CDS encoding glycosyltransferase family 4 protein, which yields MNILFDYQIFQFQNFGGISRYIYEIIARSKKDPSQNWKLHLNHSYNEYLTNYDISSHSSIFKDFHFRGKERLRTLINQWGLRKKVAQADLVHLTFFDDYYLNLYRDLKTPYSITIYDMINENFPNYFGQNDPLPAKKKKLIENAHLVLAISESTKQDILKYCHISEEKIHVIYLAYSLDNMQKTNHLNLPDDYLLFIGNRWAYKNFEKMYEAVSPILKDHSLHLLCGGGPKFSQAELKKFETDGVQSKIHHLPVHDNVTLAEIYQRARLFIFPSLYEGFGIPTLEAMSQGCAVALGDNSSLPEVAGNAGLYFDANSTDSIREVISQFLENEQKQAEIKQLSLEQAKKFSWDKTYLEHVKAFEKIVKL from the coding sequence TTGAATATATTATTCGATTATCAGATTTTTCAATTTCAAAACTTTGGTGGTATTTCAAGATATATCTATGAAATCATAGCAAGATCAAAAAAAGATCCATCCCAAAACTGGAAACTTCATCTCAATCACTCATATAATGAATATCTTACAAATTACGATATTTCTTCACACTCTTCAATATTTAAAGATTTTCATTTTAGAGGGAAAGAAAGACTTCGAACATTGATAAATCAATGGGGACTTAGAAAAAAAGTAGCACAAGCCGATTTAGTACACCTTACATTTTTTGATGATTATTATCTCAATCTGTATCGAGATTTGAAAACTCCCTATTCAATAACAATTTACGATATGATCAATGAAAATTTTCCAAACTATTTTGGCCAAAATGATCCTTTGCCTGCGAAAAAGAAAAAACTTATAGAAAACGCTCATCTTGTACTTGCGATATCAGAATCAACGAAACAAGACATTTTAAAATATTGTCATATTTCAGAAGAAAAAATTCATGTGATCTATCTTGCTTATTCATTAGATAATATGCAAAAAACAAATCATTTGAATTTACCAGATGATTATTTACTCTTTATTGGAAACCGTTGGGCATATAAAAACTTTGAAAAAATGTATGAGGCCGTAAGTCCAATTTTAAAAGATCATTCACTCCATCTTCTCTGTGGGGGAGGGCCAAAATTTTCACAAGCAGAATTAAAAAAATTTGAAACAGATGGCGTACAATCTAAAATTCATCATTTACCTGTGCATGATAATGTCACTCTTGCAGAGATTTATCAAAGGGCCAGATTATTCATTTTTCCTTCACTTTATGAAGGATTTGGTATCCCTACTTTAGAAGCAATGTCACAAGGGTGTGCTGTTGCTCTTGGAGATAATTCCTCTCTTCCTGAGGTTGCCGGAAATGCTGGATTATATTTTGATGCAAATTCAACTGATTCTATCAGAGAAGTGATTAGTCAATTTTTAGAAAATGAACAAAAACAAGCAGAAATAAAACAACTTTCCCTCGAACAAGCTAAAAAGTTCTCATGGGATAAAACATATTTGGAACATGTTAAGGCCTTTGAAAAAATTGTGAAACTATAA
- a CDS encoding FAD-dependent oxidoreductase, with protein MEKIQVAIIGGGIIGLQTALELSKYVNPEEIVLLEKNPFCGDETSARHSSVLHSGIYYPMNSKKHRLCMHGLELWNDLCQEFQIDKKNCGKYLFATTQNELEDLNKYKQLALEKNIPFRSISNSEQEKLRIYTHLLDGIFIESTSVIDAPSAIKKIETSLFNRGVIFQKNITVLDIVQHSESYELDCGDYRFECEYLINCAGHGAVDLRKKLGLFDIENFFVKGNYIKTHQKFYNESLLYPIPHHNLLGLGIHTSFDLDGTLRFGPNTEPIAEINYSMNSNLISEFIGPIQKQFIGIETEKLELDYCGIRPKILLNGELYTDFIIQSPLAKYIECLGIESPGLTSSPAIAEFIVSQFFQRP; from the coding sequence ATGGAAAAAATACAGGTTGCCATCATCGGTGGTGGAATTATTGGCCTGCAAACAGCATTAGAATTAAGTAAATATGTAAATCCAGAAGAAATAGTTCTTTTAGAGAAAAATCCTTTTTGTGGCGATGAAACATCAGCGCGTCATAGTAGTGTACTCCACTCCGGTATCTATTATCCAATGAACTCCAAAAAGCACCGCCTTTGTATGCATGGCCTTGAACTATGGAACGATTTGTGTCAAGAATTTCAAATTGATAAAAAAAATTGTGGGAAGTATCTCTTTGCAACAACACAGAACGAGCTTGAAGACTTAAATAAGTATAAACAACTGGCACTTGAGAAAAATATCCCTTTCCGTTCCATATCTAACTCTGAACAAGAGAAGTTAAGAATCTATACTCATTTGCTAGATGGTATTTTTATTGAGTCTACCAGTGTCATCGATGCACCTAGTGCAATCAAGAAAATTGAGACATCTCTTTTTAATAGAGGTGTGATATTTCAAAAAAATATTACTGTCTTGGATATTGTTCAACATTCAGAATCTTATGAGCTTGATTGTGGGGACTATCGTTTTGAGTGTGAGTATCTCATCAACTGTGCAGGGCACGGAGCAGTTGATCTGAGAAAAAAATTAGGGCTTTTTGATATTGAAAATTTCTTTGTGAAAGGAAACTATATTAAAACTCATCAGAAATTTTATAATGAATCTCTTCTGTATCCGATACCTCATCATAACCTCCTAGGTCTGGGGATCCACACTTCTTTTGATCTTGATGGTACCCTACGTTTTGGCCCAAACACTGAACCAATTGCTGAAATTAATTACTCAATGAATAGCAATTTAATTTCTGAGTTTATAGGGCCTATTCAAAAACAATTTATTGGAATTGAAACCGAGAAACTTGAATTAGACTACTGTGGAATTAGACCAAAGATATTGTTAAATGGAGAGCTTTATACAGATTTTATCATTCAATCTCCCCTTGCAAAATATATTGAGTGCTTGGGAATAGAATCTCCTGGTCTTACTTCTTCACCGGCCATTGCTGAGTTTATAGTTTCACAATTTTTTCAAAGGCCTTAA
- a CDS encoding GNAT family N-acetyltransferase — translation MEHIFLQNESIYLRVPTMEDVDKGYLAGINNQDYDLFTDHAVFPKDKKSLENYMELQRKTQNSLWLGIFLKKTHEYIGNIEIYKINWIHRRGEYSILLWSNHGKGYAYQASQTILDHVFNRMNLNRVELGVSEKHTNAIQLYKKLGFVEEGRQREYFIKDGVPSDTIFMSLLRREFKK, via the coding sequence ATGGAGCATATTTTTTTACAGAATGAGTCAATTTATTTACGGGTTCCAACAATGGAAGATGTTGATAAGGGATACTTAGCAGGGATTAATAATCAAGATTATGATCTGTTTACAGACCATGCCGTATTTCCCAAAGACAAAAAATCTCTAGAGAATTATATGGAGCTTCAAAGAAAGACTCAAAACTCTTTATGGCTGGGAATATTTTTAAAAAAAACACATGAGTATATTGGCAATATAGAAATTTATAAAATTAATTGGATTCACAGAAGAGGGGAGTATTCAATTCTCTTATGGTCAAATCATGGAAAAGGTTATGCGTACCAGGCCAGCCAGACCATTTTAGACCACGTCTTTAATCGAATGAACTTAAATCGAGTTGAATTGGGTGTTAGCGAGAAACATACGAATGCTATTCAGTTATATAAAAAATTAGGTTTTGTTGAAGAAGGAAGACAAAGAGAATATTTCATCAAGGATGGAGTGCCTAGCGATACGATTTTCATGAGCTTATTGAGAAGAGAGTTTAAAAAATGA
- the pseI gene encoding pseudaminic acid synthase codes for MREIKIANYTIGSQHPPFIIAEMSGNHNGSLERALELVDKAAECGANALKLQTYTADTITLDCNAKDFVITEKGNLWEGERLYNLYQKAYTPWEWHQPIFERCREKGLIYLSTPFDETAVDFLEELNVPVYKIASFENNHFPMIKKIARTGKPMIISTGMASLSELAEMVELIKNEGNDQIILLVCTSSYPAKIEDANLNTIPHLKNTLDVQVGLSDHTLGPIVPIASIALGATVIEKHFTLDRNDGGVDSSFSMEPVDLKNLVDQSLLTWKSLGHVFYGPTKSEEFSAKNRRSIYIAEDISQGEVFTEKNIRIVRPGYGLHPKYIQHFIGKKAVKSFKKGTPLNWEHLF; via the coding sequence ATGAGAGAAATTAAAATTGCAAATTATACAATTGGATCTCAGCATCCTCCATTTATCATCGCTGAAATGTCTGGAAATCATAACGGATCCCTCGAAAGAGCACTTGAACTTGTCGACAAAGCAGCTGAATGTGGAGCAAATGCTCTGAAACTTCAAACTTATACCGCTGATACAATAACGCTTGATTGTAATGCCAAAGATTTTGTAATTACTGAAAAAGGAAATCTTTGGGAAGGAGAGAGACTCTATAACCTCTATCAGAAAGCATATACTCCTTGGGAATGGCATCAACCAATATTTGAGCGTTGTAGAGAAAAAGGTCTTATTTACTTAAGTACTCCATTCGATGAAACGGCCGTAGATTTTTTAGAAGAACTGAATGTACCTGTATACAAAATTGCTTCTTTTGAAAACAATCATTTTCCTATGATCAAAAAGATTGCAAGAACCGGTAAACCTATGATTATTTCTACAGGAATGGCCTCATTGAGTGAACTCGCTGAAATGGTCGAGTTAATTAAAAATGAAGGAAATGATCAGATCATTTTATTAGTTTGTACAAGCTCATATCCTGCTAAAATTGAAGACGCGAATTTAAATACTATACCTCATCTTAAAAATACTTTAGATGTTCAAGTAGGTCTTTCAGATCATACTCTTGGGCCAATTGTCCCGATTGCAAGTATTGCTCTTGGTGCAACTGTCATAGAAAAACATTTTACCCTTGATAGAAATGATGGGGGAGTTGATTCAAGCTTTTCAATGGAACCAGTGGATCTCAAGAATCTAGTTGATCAGTCCTTATTGACTTGGAAGTCTCTTGGCCATGTATTTTATGGGCCAACAAAGTCTGAAGAATTCTCAGCAAAAAATAGACGTTCAATCTATATCGCCGAAGACATTTCTCAAGGTGAAGTGTTTACTGAAAAAAATATTCGTATTGTGAGACCTGGGTATGGATTACATCCAAAGTACATTCAACATTTTATTGGTAAGAAGGCGGTTAAATCCTTTAAGAAAGGAACTCCTCTAAATTGGGAACATTTGTTCTAA
- a CDS encoding DegT/DnrJ/EryC1/StrS family aminotransferase — protein sequence MKDKVKNYFINRFQNENIILFSRVNSLFWGILKSLPKKKYVVLPSTLCLSPLFVIQHLGYEPLFIDTNLKTGQIDLADFKTKISKHFSEISLVLCAHLLGIKSPIEEVVKFCSNYKIPVIEDSAQAMPEEGYKSCADYFLLSFGHTKIIDCGHGGMLITKDLPTKQEVLNQISEIRTELDDNLRELSINYRKEYYEYFNNKEFFKLGEFYKKYFPLILVNDSHVDWNRIYNQLQNLDTLIKNRIINTEIYDESFEKLPISVIRKYEQWPLWRYSFLCDELHRDELISELRLKSLDVSSWYPSLNSFIQNGHFETPMATEFQNRVVNLWVDYADQNTTRKVADVVRKYFS from the coding sequence ATGAAAGATAAAGTCAAAAATTATTTTATCAATCGTTTTCAAAATGAAAATATTATTCTTTTTTCACGTGTTAATTCATTGTTTTGGGGAATTTTAAAATCATTGCCTAAAAAAAAATATGTTGTTCTACCTTCAACTCTTTGTTTGTCTCCTTTATTTGTCATCCAACACTTAGGTTATGAACCATTATTTATTGATACTAATTTAAAAACAGGTCAAATAGATCTAGCGGATTTTAAAACTAAAATCTCGAAACATTTTTCTGAGATCTCTCTTGTTCTTTGTGCACACCTTTTGGGAATTAAATCCCCAATTGAAGAAGTTGTAAAATTTTGTTCAAACTATAAAATACCTGTAATTGAAGACAGTGCTCAGGCAATGCCCGAAGAGGGTTATAAAAGTTGTGCTGATTATTTTTTACTGAGCTTTGGGCATACAAAAATTATTGATTGTGGGCATGGGGGGATGTTAATTACTAAAGATTTGCCAACCAAACAAGAAGTCTTAAATCAGATCTCAGAAATTCGTACTGAGTTAGATGATAATCTGAGAGAGCTCTCAATTAATTATAGAAAAGAGTATTATGAATATTTCAACAATAAAGAATTTTTTAAATTGGGAGAATTTTATAAAAAATACTTTCCTCTTATTCTTGTTAATGACAGTCATGTTGATTGGAACAGAATTTATAATCAACTCCAAAATTTAGATACTTTGATAAAAAACAGAATTATAAACACTGAAATATATGATGAATCTTTTGAAAAATTACCAATTTCAGTCATTAGAAAATACGAGCAATGGCCCTTGTGGCGTTATTCATTTCTTTGTGATGAATTACATCGAGACGAACTTATCTCAGAGCTTAGATTAAAATCATTAGATGTAAGCTCTTGGTATCCAAGCTTAAATAGTTTTATTCAAAATGGTCATTTTGAAACACCCATGGCAACTGAATTTCAAAACAGAGTTGTTAATTTATGGGTTGATTATGCAGATCAAAATACGACGAGGAAAGTTGCTGATGTCGTTAGAAAATATTTCAGTTAA